The proteins below are encoded in one region of Tolumonas auensis DSM 9187:
- a CDS encoding L-ribulose-5-phosphate 3-epimerase: MHNFDKPFRLGLYEKALPNSLDWEEKILMAKELGFDFIEISVDESDERLQRLDWSDDEIYRLRHLCEKYGLPLQSMCLSAHRRFPFGSEDPAIRQQAHDIMEKAINLAYKLGIRCIQLAGYDVYYEPQSPATHLRFIEGMKTATKMAERAGVMLGVEIMDTPYLNSLSKFEVLKKAIPSPYFMAYPDVGNITGWNYDTCTELKLSSEHIVQIHLKDTRKVSSDCKGQFRDLVIGEGQVDFPAIFRTLAEMQYNGPMVLEMWAQDEHWVNNLRLAKSRLESMSQEAGMALA, translated from the coding sequence ATGCACAATTTTGATAAACCATTCCGTCTGGGCCTGTACGAAAAAGCATTGCCGAACAGCCTGGACTGGGAAGAAAAAATCCTGATGGCAAAGGAGCTTGGCTTTGATTTTATTGAAATTTCAGTCGACGAATCCGATGAGCGTTTGCAACGTTTAGACTGGAGTGATGACGAAATCTATCGCCTGCGCCATCTGTGCGAAAAATACGGTCTGCCGTTGCAATCCATGTGTCTGAGCGCACACCGCCGCTTTCCTTTTGGCTCAGAAGATCCGGCTATTCGTCAGCAGGCGCATGACATCATGGAAAAGGCCATTAATCTGGCATACAAGCTCGGTATCCGCTGCATTCAGCTCGCCGGTTACGATGTGTATTACGAGCCGCAAAGCCCGGCCACGCATCTGCGTTTTATCGAAGGGATGAAAACGGCCACCAAGATGGCGGAACGGGCCGGCGTCATGCTCGGTGTGGAAATTATGGATACCCCGTATCTGAATTCCCTGAGCAAATTCGAGGTGCTGAAAAAAGCGATCCCATCGCCTTATTTCATGGCCTATCCGGATGTCGGCAACATCACCGGCTGGAATTACGACACCTGTACTGAACTCAAACTCAGCAGCGAACACATCGTGCAAATTCACCTGAAAGATACCCGTAAAGTATCGTCTGACTGTAAAGGGCAGTTCCGGGATCTGGTTATCGGGGAAGGTCAGGTCGATTTCCCTGCCATTTTCCGCACCTTAGCTGAAATGCAATATAACGGTCCGATGGTGCTGGAAATGTGGGCACAGGATGAACACTGGGTGAACAATCTTCGCCTGGCAAAATCCCGTTTAGAAAGCATGAGTCAGGAAGCTGGCATGGCATTGGCGTGA
- a CDS encoding Cof-type HAD-IIB family hydrolase codes for MSYRVLALDLDGTTLTSDYQILPAVRDAIRRLPSQVMVLLVTGRHHTAARPYHHELGLTTPVISCNGTYIYDYQTNSVLTENAIPHDTARQFLQLAQQHELNLVMYVTDRMALSASNPIAYMSVLERWSETFPATIRPAIARVSSFEEELANSEYVWKFVAEGDIERITAFAQLDWVQANFTGEQSWVNRIDFSRRGNTKGARLSEFLAQHQIDPAQVIAIGDNHNDISMLRMAGLGVAMANAEDEVKAVADRITQESNNGQGILDVLQEYFGV; via the coding sequence TTGTCATATCGTGTACTAGCGCTGGATTTGGATGGCACTACGCTGACCAGCGATTATCAGATTTTACCTGCGGTGCGCGACGCCATCCGTCGCTTGCCATCGCAAGTGATGGTGCTGCTGGTCACCGGTCGTCACCATACCGCCGCCCGCCCTTATCATCACGAATTAGGGCTGACCACGCCGGTAATCAGCTGTAACGGCACTTATATCTATGATTATCAAACTAATTCTGTCCTGACTGAAAATGCTATTCCGCACGACACCGCCCGGCAATTCCTGCAACTGGCACAACAGCATGAGCTAAATCTGGTGATGTATGTGACGGATCGCATGGCGCTGTCGGCCTCAAATCCGATTGCCTATATGTCAGTTCTGGAACGCTGGTCGGAGACCTTTCCGGCGACTATTCGTCCGGCGATTGCGCGCGTCTCTTCCTTCGAAGAGGAACTGGCGAACAGCGAGTATGTCTGGAAGTTTGTCGCGGAAGGCGACATCGAACGGATCACCGCCTTTGCTCAGCTGGACTGGGTGCAGGCGAATTTCACCGGTGAACAATCGTGGGTCAACCGTATCGATTTTTCCCGCCGTGGCAATACCAAAGGTGCCCGCCTGAGTGAGTTTCTCGCACAGCATCAAATTGACCCGGCACAGGTGATCGCGATCGGTGACAACCATAACGACATTTCCATGCTCAGGATGGCCGGTCTCGGCGTTGCCATGGCGAATGCCGAGGATGAAGTCAAAGCCGTCGCTGACCGCATCACCCAAGAAAGCAACAACGGACAGGGCATTCTGGATGTGTTGCAGGAATATTTTGGCGTCTAA